Genomic segment of Agrobacterium larrymoorei:
AGCCCGCACGATCTTCGGCGCGCTTTCGCCGTTGACGATGGAGACATCGAGATCGCTGCTGCCGGTCACGATCAGCCCATCCACGGGCACCCTTTCACCTGCGGCGATGGCGATGGACTCTCCGGGCGTGATTTCCGAAACGGGCCTGTATTCCCGCTTTCCATCCGGCAAAAGCACGGTGGCGCCACGCGGTGACAGGCGCGCCAGTCCCGCAACAGCCGAGCGCGCCCGGTCCCGCATGACGTGATCGAGCGTGCGCCCGATCAGAAGGAAGAACAACAGCGAAACTGTCGCATCGAACCACGCATGGCTGCCGCTGTGCATGGTTTCCCAGAGCGAGACGACATAGGAAAGCGTGATTGCGAGAGCAATCGGCACATCCATATTCGTGCGCCCATGGCGCAGGGCGTTGAAGGCGGACTGGTAAAAGAACCGCCCTCCATAGATGAGCGCCGGAGCCGCGATCAGGGCCGAAAGCCAATGAAACATATCGCGCGTGGATGCATCCGCACCTGACCAGACGGAAACGGATAGCAGCATGATGTTTGCGGCGGCAAAGCCCGTGAGGCCGACCGCGCGGATCAACTGGTTTCTGAGGTCATCCGAGGCATCCTGCCCGTTGGCGAAAAGATGTGTCTCGTAACCCGTGGAGGACACGGCTCTAGCGAGATTGCCGGGGTCGGTCGGAATCCCGTCCATCTGCTCTCGCCAGACGATGGAAACGCGTTTCGAAGACAGGTTGACGCGCGCACGGGCAACCTCCGGCAGCTTGGCCAGCACGCCCTCTATCGTGGTGATGCATGTGCCGCAATGGACGCCGGGCACTGCCAGATCGACTTGGCGCAGCCCCTGCCCCAGATCGCGGCTTGCCAGCATCAGCTCTTCCGATGATGGCAAGGCCTTTCGAAGGCTTGCCTGTTCCAGAGCGCTTTCCGTTCCGGGTGCGCAGCAACTCATCTTACACCTCCGGCAATGTCGGTTCTCTTGCCCTCATGCACGATGATCTTGCCATCCTTCACGGCAATGGCCTCCACGATCCAGTCGCCCGGCGCAAGTTCGTGGTGCGTAGAGAATGTGTTCGGAGACTGCTTATCAAGCACCAGCGAGAAATCCTGCTTCTCGCCCACCGGGCGGCGGAAATTGAGCGTGACCGCATCCGTTTCCACCGCACCCTTTTGCGGATGCGTCACCTCGTAAGCGATAGTATCGCCATCAAGCTTGAGCGCTCCCACGATTCCACTTGCCGCACGGGCCTTAGCCGCTTCCGCCTTGCCGTTGAATTGCTGGCTGGCGACATAGGTGTTCTGCACCACAAGCCCGCTCCAGCTGGTCACGGCGTTCCAGGCCATGGTGATGTTGACGGCAATCACCGTGCCGAAGAACAGCACCATGATTGTCAGCATATGCCAGCCGGTGAAAACGAAGCCTGCTTTGGTGTGGTTCTCGGTAGTCATTTCTTTGCTCCCGGCCCGTTGAACACGGCCTTGTAATGTGCGGATTCCGCGTTTTCGGCATCTGCAGCAATGAATTGGAAGTCTTTGGCGGAAGCCTTGTCGTGACTATCGGGCAAGGTAACGAAGACCTTCAGACTAGTGACCTCATCCGGCTTCACCTGAATATCGAAGACCCTCGACGGAGTTTCCGAGATGCCATTGATCTTCATCACCGCATCCGGCAGCCCCTTGAGCGACAGCGTTATCGTCCGCGGCTGGGCAATCATGTTGAGAAGCCGGACCGTATATCCGTTGCGGATCG
This window contains:
- a CDS encoding FixH family protein gives rise to the protein MTTENHTKAGFVFTGWHMLTIMVLFFGTVIAVNITMAWNAVTSWSGLVVQNTYVASQQFNGKAEAAKARAASGIVGALKLDGDTIAYEVTHPQKGAVETDAVTLNFRRPVGEKQDFSLVLDKQSPNTFSTHHELAPGDWIVEAIAVKDGKIIVHEGKRTDIAGGVR